One genomic window of Psychrobacter cibarius includes the following:
- the ppk2 gene encoding polyphosphate kinase 2 translates to MGKIPSSINPKSLTPQERQELSSPEQHSFIERMDKEVFNDQLRRKMHEDLIDTYDEELENEIDDYVRDFRFDGREMSEQERLDRRMYFQELVRLQRELIKLQDWVVDRGERIVVIFEGRDSAGKGGAIKRITQRLNPRVCRVAALPAPTEREQSQWYFQRYVAHLPAAGEIVLFDRSWYNRVGVERVMGFCTDTQYEEFFQSVPEFERMLVRSGIRLVKYWFSITDDEQHSRFMSRIHDPLKQWKLSAMDLQSRRRWEDYTKAKETMFERTHIPEAPWWVVEGNNKKRARLNCIAHLLEQIPYKEVPRDEVELPDRKRDDEYYREPIPDDMYVPPRY, encoded by the coding sequence ATGGGTAAGATACCTTCGTCCATCAATCCCAAATCCCTCACGCCACAAGAGCGTCAGGAACTTAGCTCACCTGAACAACACAGTTTTATCGAGCGTATGGATAAGGAGGTTTTTAATGATCAGTTGCGTCGTAAGATGCACGAAGACCTCATCGATACTTATGATGAAGAGCTAGAAAATGAGATAGATGATTATGTGCGTGACTTTCGTTTTGATGGGCGCGAAATGAGTGAGCAAGAAAGACTTGATCGTCGTATGTACTTTCAAGAGTTGGTAAGGCTACAGCGCGAGCTTATTAAGTTGCAAGACTGGGTCGTTGATCGCGGTGAGCGTATCGTCGTCATATTTGAAGGTCGTGACTCGGCGGGTAAAGGTGGCGCTATCAAGCGTATCACGCAGCGCTTAAATCCTCGTGTGTGTCGAGTGGCTGCCCTACCTGCACCGACGGAACGTGAGCAATCACAATGGTATTTTCAGCGTTATGTCGCCCATTTGCCTGCTGCTGGTGAAATTGTTCTGTTTGACCGCAGTTGGTATAACCGTGTGGGGGTTGAGCGTGTGATGGGTTTTTGTACCGATACACAGTATGAAGAATTTTTTCAGTCGGTGCCTGAGTTTGAACGTATGCTAGTCCGCTCAGGTATTCGCTTGGTGAAGTACTGGTTTTCGATCACTGATGATGAGCAGCATTCACGCTTTATGAGCCGTATTCATGACCCGCTCAAGCAATGGAAGCTCTCAGCCATGGACTTACAGTCACGCCGCCGTTGGGAAGACTATACCAAGGCTAAAGAGACCATGTTTGAGCGAACGCATATCCCTGAAGCACCTTGGTGGGTGGTTGAAGGTAACAATAAAAAACGCGCAAGGCTAAACTGTATTGCTCATCTACTCGAACAAATTCCTTATAAGGAAGTGCCACGTGATGAGGTAGAATTACCCGATCGTAAACGTGATGACGAATACTATCGTGAGCCTATCCCAGATGATATGTATGTGCCACCGCGCTATTAA
- a CDS encoding acetyl-CoA C-acetyltransferase, which translates to MSNKNNHPDSPVVESTVVKASASKSTDNKSENGKTETAVKKAKSTTATDTSNKESSSNKESSSNKESSSTTEANDKSPASTTKKPASAAKKTSKTKAVAGQNRVAILGGNRIPFARSNGSYADVSNTDMLTAALDGLIERYNLQDEVLGEVVSGAVMKLSRDINLTREATLNTALNPHTPTYDISQACGTGLQATFASANKIALGLIDSAITGGVDTTSDAPIAIGDGLRKVLIKLGAAKDNKQRLKALMGLNPKDLIDSPQNGEPRTGLSMGDHQAITTLEWNISREAQDELAFNSHQNLARAYDEGFFDDLITPYKGLTRDNNLRPDTTLEKLAKLKPVFGKKNAKPTMTAANSTPLTDGASCVLLGTDEWAKERGLKPLAYIVHQETAAVDFIGKSGTTEGLLMAPAYAVPRMLERAGLTLQDFDFYEIHEAFASQVLSTLAAWEDEKFCEERLGLDAPLGSIDRNKLNVNGSSLAAGHPFAATGGRILATAAKLLDQKGSGRALISICAAGGQGVTCILEK; encoded by the coding sequence ATGAGTAATAAAAACAATCACCCTGATAGCCCTGTTGTTGAAAGTACAGTGGTAAAAGCCAGTGCGTCAAAATCTACTGATAATAAATCAGAAAACGGTAAAACAGAAACGGCTGTTAAAAAAGCTAAAAGCACGACAGCAACAGACACGTCTAATAAAGAGTCTTCTAGTAATAAAGAGTCTTCTAGTAATAAAGAGTCTTCTAGCACCACAGAAGCGAATGATAAATCACCAGCTTCTACTACGAAAAAGCCAGCGTCTGCTGCCAAAAAAACCAGCAAAACCAAAGCCGTTGCTGGTCAAAATCGTGTGGCTATCTTAGGTGGCAACCGTATTCCATTTGCACGCTCAAACGGTTCATACGCTGACGTTAGCAACACCGACATGTTGACAGCTGCATTAGATGGCTTGATTGAACGCTATAACCTACAAGACGAAGTGTTGGGTGAAGTGGTATCTGGTGCCGTCATGAAACTAAGCCGTGACATCAACCTAACTCGCGAAGCCACGCTTAACACAGCGCTCAACCCACATACGCCAACTTACGATATCTCACAAGCTTGCGGTACTGGCTTGCAAGCGACTTTTGCTTCTGCCAATAAAATCGCACTGGGTCTTATCGATTCAGCGATCACTGGCGGCGTAGACACGACCTCTGATGCACCGATCGCGATTGGTGATGGTCTACGTAAAGTACTGATCAAACTGGGCGCGGCTAAAGACAACAAACAACGCCTAAAAGCGTTAATGGGTCTAAATCCAAAAGACTTAATCGATTCGCCACAAAACGGTGAACCACGCACTGGTCTATCAATGGGCGACCATCAAGCCATCACCACTCTTGAGTGGAATATCAGCCGCGAAGCACAAGATGAGCTTGCTTTTAACAGTCATCAAAACCTAGCGCGCGCTTATGATGAAGGATTCTTTGACGACCTAATCACTCCATACAAAGGTCTGACGCGCGATAACAACTTGCGTCCAGATACCACTTTGGAAAAACTGGCTAAATTAAAGCCTGTGTTTGGTAAAAAGAACGCCAAGCCAACGATGACAGCAGCCAACTCTACACCGTTAACTGATGGTGCCTCTTGTGTCCTACTAGGAACCGATGAGTGGGCAAAAGAGCGTGGTCTTAAGCCATTGGCTTATATCGTTCATCAAGAAACGGCTGCCGTTGATTTCATTGGTAAATCTGGCACCACAGAAGGCCTGTTAATGGCACCTGCTTATGCCGTACCGCGTATGCTTGAGCGTGCAGGTCTAACACTACAAGATTTTGATTTTTATGAAATCCATGAAGCCTTTGCATCACAAGTGTTATCAACACTAGCTGCTTGGGAAGATGAAAAATTCTGTGAAGAGCGCCTAGGACTAGATGCACCACTAGGCTCTATCGATCGTAACAAGCTAAACGTTAATGGCTCGTCGTTAGCTGCGGGTCATCCATTTGCCGCAACGGGCGGTCGTATCCTAGCCACTGCAGCGAAGCTATTGGATCAAAAAGGCTCAGGTCGTGCACTAATCTCTATCTGTGCAGCTGGTGGTCAGGGCGTGACTTGTATCTTAGAGAAATAA
- a CDS encoding 3-oxoacyl-ACP reductase: MSDRYGDFVQSSIGKKVAKNLGLPLPVTLDRFESGEPLVRGSVLVGRANGDDKSVSESVARILSDVHADVYVNSSDDIKDALADAGVEAKANTGGDDKFKVLLFDASNISNADQLKEVYEFFHTVARRVEKSGRVIIIGRPPENITDIDTALAQRALEGFVKSVGKEFKRGITAQLIYVEDGAEQNLDSTLRFFTSARSAYVSGQVVRVSKGSNVDVDWTQPLGGKTMLVTGASRGIGEAIARVLAREGAHVICLDVPQQQADLQKVASEISGSVLTVDITSDDAGKQIAEAAQKRGGLDSIIHNAGVTRDKTLANMDEKKWDMVIDINLGSIARLNRYLLDNDVLKDNARIVCVSSISGIAGNLGQTNYATSKAGVIGLVNATAKQLEDNAKGMTINAVAPGFIETQMTEAIPFAIREAGRRMNSMSQGGLPVDVAETIAWFASPASGGLNGNIVRVCGQSLLGA; the protein is encoded by the coding sequence ATGTCAGACCGTTATGGTGATTTTGTTCAGTCTTCTATTGGCAAAAAAGTGGCCAAAAATTTGGGTTTACCGTTACCTGTTACCCTTGATCGCTTCGAAAGCGGTGAGCCTTTAGTACGTGGTAGCGTATTAGTTGGTCGTGCTAATGGCGATGATAAAAGCGTCAGTGAGTCTGTGGCGCGAATTTTGTCAGACGTACATGCTGATGTTTATGTAAACAGCAGTGATGATATCAAAGATGCCCTTGCTGATGCAGGCGTCGAAGCAAAAGCCAATACGGGCGGCGATGATAAATTTAAAGTTTTGTTGTTTGATGCCAGCAATATTAGCAATGCCGATCAATTAAAAGAAGTGTATGAGTTCTTCCATACTGTGGCTCGTCGTGTAGAAAAGTCTGGTCGCGTTATTATTATTGGTCGCCCACCAGAAAATATCACTGACATTGATACAGCTTTGGCTCAGCGTGCGCTTGAAGGATTTGTGAAGTCTGTCGGTAAAGAGTTCAAACGCGGTATTACGGCACAGCTTATTTATGTGGAAGACGGCGCAGAGCAAAATCTAGATTCGACTTTACGCTTTTTCACCTCAGCTCGTTCAGCTTATGTCTCAGGACAAGTCGTACGCGTTAGTAAGGGTAGTAACGTTGATGTCGATTGGACACAGCCTCTTGGCGGTAAAACCATGCTGGTAACTGGCGCAAGCCGCGGTATTGGTGAAGCAATTGCTCGTGTATTGGCTCGCGAAGGCGCTCACGTTATCTGCCTTGATGTACCGCAGCAGCAAGCAGACCTACAAAAAGTCGCTAGCGAAATTAGTGGCTCAGTATTGACCGTCGACATCACCAGTGATGACGCTGGCAAACAAATCGCCGAAGCTGCACAAAAGCGTGGCGGCTTAGATTCAATCATCCATAATGCTGGCGTCACTCGTGATAAGACTTTGGCAAACATGGACGAGAAAAAGTGGGACATGGTTATCGATATTAACCTAGGTAGTATTGCTAGGCTGAACCGCTATTTGCTAGACAACGACGTATTAAAAGACAATGCACGTATCGTTTGTGTGTCATCGATTTCAGGTATCGCTGGCAACTTGGGTCAAACCAACTATGCCACCTCTAAAGCAGGGGTGATTGGTTTGGTGAATGCCACTGCTAAGCAGTTAGAAGACAACGCCAAAGGCATGACGATCAACGCTGTTGCTCCAGGGTTTATTGAAACGCAAATGACCGAAGCTATTCCATTTGCTATCCGTGAAGCGGGTCGCCGTATGAACTCTATGAGCCAAGGCGGCTTGCCAGTAGACGTGGCTGAGACCATCGCATGGTTTGCATCACCTGCTTCTGGTGGCTTAAATGGCAACATCGTTCGCGTTTGTGGTCAAAGCCTATTGGGTGCTTAA
- a CDS encoding MaoC/PaaZ C-terminal domain-containing protein, with translation MSDKHYDALPKAHTTYANIVKSLLPIGNNGKISKDQLPQATYYVDDLHIDQSNLNDYRKICGFADNGKVPITYFSVLSQTLQMNMMVKEPFPFAMLGLVHVDNSVTQYRPIGERETVALSVTFDNLRDHAQGQQFDFVTTVKSEDKVIWEGTSTYLSRSKKPISSKDKKSTPRPITVKPSVNPEGVHSIFEVPEDIGRRYAFVSGDFNLIHLHPLSARAFGFPKAIAHGMWSKAKCLAMMDELPDACTVDVSFKLPIFLPAEVELIADPVAALKDTDDTCEFGLFSSKNDKPHLAGTVKLQSGNE, from the coding sequence ATGTCAGACAAACATTATGATGCGTTGCCGAAAGCGCATACGACCTATGCCAATATCGTTAAAAGTTTATTGCCTATTGGTAATAACGGCAAAATCAGTAAAGACCAATTGCCGCAAGCGACTTACTATGTGGACGATTTGCACATTGACCAGAGTAACTTAAACGATTATCGTAAAATTTGTGGTTTTGCAGATAATGGCAAAGTACCTATTACTTACTTTTCAGTGCTGTCTCAAACGCTGCAAATGAATATGATGGTCAAAGAGCCATTTCCATTTGCTATGTTGGGTCTAGTGCACGTCGATAATAGTGTGACTCAGTATCGTCCTATCGGTGAGCGTGAAACGGTTGCTCTGTCAGTCACCTTTGATAATTTGCGTGACCATGCTCAGGGTCAGCAGTTTGATTTTGTGACGACGGTCAAGTCAGAAGATAAGGTGATTTGGGAAGGTACTTCGACGTATCTGTCACGTAGCAAAAAACCAATCAGCAGCAAAGACAAAAAAAGCACTCCACGTCCAATAACGGTTAAGCCATCAGTCAACCCAGAAGGCGTGCATAGTATCTTTGAAGTGCCAGAAGATATCGGACGTCGTTATGCTTTTGTTTCAGGTGACTTTAACCTCATTCATCTCCATCCATTATCTGCGCGTGCGTTTGGCTTTCCTAAAGCGATTGCTCACGGCATGTGGTCAAAGGCCAAATGCCTTGCTATGATGGACGAGTTGCCAGATGCGTGTACGGTTGATGTGTCATTTAAACTGCCTATCTTTTTGCCAGCCGAAGTAGAGCTGATCGCTGATCCGGTAGCTGCACTTAAAGACACAGACGATACCTGTGAGTTTGGCTTATTTAGCTCTAAAAATGACAAGCCGCATTTGGCAGG